A single region of the Streptomyces caelestis genome encodes:
- a CDS encoding ArsA family ATPase, translating to MRTILITGPGGSGRTTLAAATALTAAAEGTRTLVLGTDRTDTLGAALGTRTGPEPTEAAPRLTAWRPDPAQDFRKDLTALQDRASSALDLLGASRLDPEELTPLPGAEELALLRALRDAALSESYDLLVVDLPPAPQALALLALPEELRRYLRRLLPPERQAARALRPVLGRLAGVPMPAEWLYETAARWDLELAAVEAVVADRGTVVRLVAEPGPAGADALRAAGLGLALRGLRTDLVVANRVLPEASPDTWLAGPVAQQRKTLDEWRESHDVRTVAHLGRDPVGPDDLAALAVPGAGPDTAVPPAEWPVTDRLGEDGVLVWHIPLPGALREELDLVRRGDELVVTAGRFRRVVPLPSALRRCTVDGAALREGELRIRFAPDPKLWPQTR from the coding sequence ATGCGCACCATCCTGATCACCGGCCCCGGCGGCAGCGGCCGTACCACCCTCGCGGCCGCGACCGCCCTGACCGCGGCGGCGGAGGGCACCCGCACCCTCGTCCTCGGCACCGACCGTACGGACACACTCGGTGCCGCCCTGGGGACGCGCACGGGACCTGAGCCGACCGAGGCCGCACCCCGTCTCACGGCCTGGCGTCCCGACCCCGCCCAGGACTTCCGGAAGGACCTCACCGCCCTCCAGGACCGCGCCTCCTCCGCCCTGGACCTCCTCGGCGCCTCCCGCCTCGACCCGGAGGAACTCACCCCCCTGCCCGGTGCCGAGGAACTCGCGCTCCTGCGCGCCCTGCGGGACGCCGCGCTTTCGGAGTCGTACGACCTGCTCGTCGTCGACCTGCCACCGGCCCCGCAGGCCCTCGCCCTCCTCGCCCTGCCCGAGGAACTCCGCCGCTACCTGCGCCGCCTGCTGCCGCCCGAACGCCAGGCCGCCCGCGCCCTGCGGCCCGTACTGGGCCGGCTCGCCGGCGTCCCGATGCCCGCCGAGTGGCTGTACGAGACGGCTGCCCGCTGGGACCTGGAGCTGGCCGCCGTCGAAGCGGTCGTCGCCGACCGCGGCACCGTCGTACGGCTGGTCGCCGAGCCCGGCCCGGCCGGTGCCGACGCCCTCCGCGCCGCCGGCCTCGGCCTCGCCCTGCGCGGCCTGCGCACCGACCTCGTGGTCGCCAACCGCGTCCTGCCCGAGGCGTCCCCGGACACCTGGCTGGCCGGCCCGGTCGCCCAGCAGCGCAAGACACTGGACGAATGGCGGGAGTCGCACGACGTCCGGACCGTCGCCCACCTCGGACGCGACCCGGTCGGCCCCGACGACCTGGCCGCCCTCGCCGTGCCCGGCGCGGGCCCCGACACCGCCGTCCCACCGGCCGAGTGGCCGGTGACCGACCGGCTCGGCGAGGACGGCGTGCTCGTCTGGCACATCCCGCTGCCCGGCGCCCTGCGCGAGGAGCTGGACCTCGTCCGGCGCGGCGACGAACTCGTGGTCACGGCGGGGCGATTCCGCCGGGTCGTTCCGCTGCCCTCCGCGCTGCGCCGCTGCACCGTCGACGGGGCCGCCCTGCGCGAGGGCGAGCTGCGCATCCGCTTCGCACCCGACCCGAAGCTGTGGCCGCAGACGCGGTGA
- a CDS encoding SRPBCC family protein, whose product MAEHTSSSITIEAAPADVMAVISDFARYPDWTGEVKEAEVLKTDEQGRAEQVRLVMDAGAIKDDQVLAYTWTGGNEVSWTLVKSQMLRSLDGTYILKPAGSDGTEVTYALTVDVKIPMLGMIKRKAEKVIIDRALAGLKKRVESGT is encoded by the coding sequence ATGGCGGAACACACCAGCTCGAGCATCACCATCGAGGCGGCCCCGGCCGACGTCATGGCGGTCATCTCCGATTTCGCCCGCTACCCGGACTGGACCGGCGAGGTGAAGGAGGCCGAGGTGCTCAAGACCGACGAGCAGGGTCGCGCCGAACAGGTCCGGCTCGTCATGGACGCGGGTGCGATCAAGGACGACCAGGTCCTCGCGTACACGTGGACCGGCGGGAACGAGGTGTCCTGGACGCTGGTGAAGTCCCAGATGCTCCGCTCCCTGGACGGCACGTACATCCTGAAGCCGGCGGGCTCGGACGGCACGGAGGTCACGTACGCGCTGACCGTGGACGTCAAGATCCCGATGCTCGGCATGATCAAGCGCAAGGCGGAGAAGGTCATCATCGACAGGGCGCTGGCGGGTCTGAAGAAGCGCGTGGAATCGGGCACTTAG
- a CDS encoding metallophosphoesterase family protein, whose translation MAPTPAGKHRTRVHVVSDVHGNARDLARAGDGADALICLGDLVLFLDYADHSRGIFPDLFGVENADRIVALRTARRFREAREFGAGLWAGVGADRASVIEKAVRKQYAEMFAAFPTPTYATYGNVDMPPLWREYAGPGTTVLDGERVEIGGWVFGFVGGGLRTPMRTPYEISDEEYAAKIEAVGEVDVLCTHIPPEVPELVYDTVARRFERGSRALLDAIRRTRPRYSLFGHVHQPLVRRMRIGATECVNVGHFAGTGTPWALEW comes from the coding sequence ATGGCACCCACACCAGCCGGAAAGCACAGGACGCGTGTGCACGTGGTCAGCGACGTGCACGGCAACGCCCGTGACCTGGCGAGGGCCGGCGACGGCGCCGACGCCCTGATCTGCCTGGGCGACCTCGTCCTCTTCCTCGACTACGCCGACCACTCGCGCGGCATCTTCCCCGACCTGTTCGGCGTCGAGAACGCCGACCGCATCGTCGCACTGCGCACCGCCCGCCGCTTCCGGGAGGCGCGGGAGTTCGGGGCCGGGCTGTGGGCCGGCGTCGGCGCGGACCGGGCCTCGGTGATCGAGAAGGCCGTGCGCAAGCAGTACGCCGAGATGTTCGCCGCGTTCCCCACCCCGACGTACGCCACCTACGGCAATGTCGACATGCCGCCCCTGTGGCGGGAGTACGCCGGTCCCGGCACGACCGTTCTCGACGGCGAGCGCGTCGAGATAGGCGGCTGGGTCTTCGGCTTCGTCGGAGGCGGCCTGCGCACCCCGATGCGGACGCCGTACGAGATCAGCGACGAGGAGTACGCGGCGAAGATAGAGGCCGTCGGCGAGGTCGACGTGCTGTGCACGCACATCCCGCCCGAGGTTCCCGAACTGGTCTACGACACCGTCGCGCGCCGCTTCGAGCGCGGCAGCCGGGCCCTGCTGGACGCCATCCGCCGCACCCGCCCCCGCTACTCCCTCTTCGGACACGTGCACCAGCCGCTGGTGCGGCGGATGCGGATCGGGGCAACCGAGTGTGTGAACGTGGGGCACTTCGCGGGGACCGGGACGCCGTGGGCGCTGGAATGGTGA
- a CDS encoding AMP-dependent synthetase/ligase gives MREFSLPALYEVPADGNLTDIVRRNAAQHPDVAVIARKVGGTWQDVTATAFLAEVRTAAKGLIAAGVQPGDRVGLMSRTRYEWTLLDFAIWSAGAVTVPVYETSSPEQVQWILGDSGATACIVESDGHTAAVESVRDRLPALKHVWQIEGGGIDELGRLGQDVTDQTVEERGSIAKADDPATIVYTSGTTGRPKGCVLTHRSFFAECGNIVERLRPLFRTGECSVLLFLPLAHVFGRLVQIAPMMAPIKLGCVPDIKNLTDELAAFRPTLILGVPRVFEKVYNSARAKAQADGKGKIFDKAADTAIAYSQALDTPSGPSLGLRIKYKTFDKLVYSKLRTVLGGRGEYAISGGAPLGERLGHFFRGIGFTVLEGYGLTESCAATAFNPWDRQKIGTVGQPLPGSVVRIADDGEVLLHGEHLFKEYWNNPGATAEALADGWFHTGDIGTLDEDGYLRITGRKKEIIVTAGGKNVAPAVIEDRIRAHALVAECMVVGDGRPFVGALITIDEEFLGRWCADHGKPAGSTAASLCEDPDLLAAIQAAVDDGNAAVSKAESVRKFRILSSQFTEESGHLTPSLKLKRNVVAKDYAHEVEAIYAK, from the coding sequence TTGCGCGAGTTCAGCCTTCCGGCTTTGTACGAGGTCCCTGCGGACGGCAATCTGACCGACATCGTCCGCAGAAACGCCGCGCAGCACCCGGACGTCGCCGTCATCGCCCGCAAGGTCGGCGGCACCTGGCAGGACGTGACGGCCACCGCCTTCCTCGCCGAGGTACGTACGGCCGCGAAGGGGCTGATCGCCGCCGGGGTCCAGCCGGGCGACCGCGTGGGCCTGATGTCCCGCACCCGTTACGAGTGGACGCTGCTGGACTTCGCGATCTGGAGCGCGGGCGCGGTGACCGTGCCGGTGTACGAGACCAGTTCGCCGGAGCAGGTGCAGTGGATCCTCGGCGACTCGGGCGCGACCGCGTGCATCGTGGAGTCGGACGGTCACACGGCCGCCGTGGAGTCGGTGCGCGACCGGCTGCCGGCGCTCAAGCACGTGTGGCAGATCGAGGGCGGCGGCATCGACGAGCTGGGGCGGCTCGGGCAGGACGTCACGGACCAGACGGTCGAGGAGCGCGGCTCGATCGCCAAGGCCGACGACCCGGCGACCATCGTCTACACCTCGGGCACGACCGGCCGTCCCAAGGGCTGCGTGCTCACCCACCGCAGCTTCTTCGCCGAATGCGGCAACATCGTGGAACGGCTGCGTCCGCTGTTCCGCACGGGCGAGTGCTCGGTGCTGCTCTTCCTGCCGCTCGCGCACGTCTTCGGGCGGCTCGTGCAGATCGCGCCGATGATGGCGCCGATCAAGCTCGGCTGCGTCCCGGACATCAAGAACCTCACCGACGAGCTGGCCGCGTTCCGCCCGACGCTGATCCTCGGCGTACCGCGCGTCTTCGAGAAGGTCTACAACTCGGCGCGTGCCAAGGCCCAGGCCGACGGCAAGGGCAAGATCTTCGACAAGGCCGCCGACACCGCGATCGCCTACAGCCAGGCGCTGGACACCCCCTCGGGCCCCTCCCTCGGTCTGCGGATCAAGTACAAGACGTTCGACAAGCTCGTCTACAGCAAGCTCCGCACGGTCCTCGGCGGCAGGGGCGAGTACGCCATCTCCGGCGGTGCCCCGCTCGGCGAGCGCCTCGGCCACTTCTTCCGCGGCATCGGCTTCACGGTCCTGGAGGGCTACGGCCTGACCGAGTCCTGCGCGGCCACCGCGTTCAACCCCTGGGACCGGCAGAAGATCGGCACGGTCGGCCAGCCGCTGCCCGGCTCGGTGGTCCGGATCGCCGACGACGGCGAGGTGCTGCTGCACGGCGAGCACCTGTTCAAGGAGTACTGGAACAACCCCGGCGCGACCGCGGAGGCGCTGGCCGACGGCTGGTTCCACACCGGTGACATCGGCACCCTCGACGAGGACGGCTACCTCAGGATCACCGGCCGCAAGAAGGAGATCATCGTCACCGCGGGCGGCAAGAACGTCGCCCCGGCCGTGATCGAGGACCGCATCCGGGCGCACGCGCTGGTCGCGGAGTGCATGGTGGTGGGCGACGGGCGGCCGTTCGTGGGCGCGCTGATCACCATCGACGAGGAGTTCCTGGGCCGCTGGTGCGCGGACCACGGCAAGCCGGCGGGTTCCACCGCGGCGTCGCTGTGCGAGGACCCGGACCTGCTGGCCGCGATCCAGGCCGCGGTCGACGACGGCAACGCCGCGGTGTCGAAGGCGGAATCGGTGCGGAAGTTCCGCATTCTGTCCTCCCAGTTCACGGAGGAGTCGGGCCACCTGACCCCCTCACTGAAGCTGAAGCGGAACGTGGTGGCGAAGGACTACGCGCACGAGGTCGAGGCGATCTACGCGAAGTAG
- a CDS encoding GMC oxidoreductase — protein MTSNLTQHQLTRRQILGMAALQTAATLGFTRIGLDSARAAQPDAIDTAPAIVIGSGYGGAVAALRLAQAGIRTLVLEMGRLWNTPGPDGTIFCSTRTPDQRSMWFRTRTEAPLGTFLWLDVVNRDIGRYPGVLDRVHFAQMSVYVGRGVGGGSLVNGGMAVTPPRAYFTEQFPTVDADEMYGTYFPRARAALGVNSVDPAWFESTEWYRFTRVSRQHAEKTGLRTTFVPSVYDFGHMAREAAGTAPKSALAGEVIYGNNHGKRSLDKTYLAAALGTGRVTIHTLEKVRAISRAPDGTYVLTADRVDETGRVVETREYGCTYLFLGGGSLGTTELLLRARETGTLPDLDPSVGAGWGTNGNVMLGRANHVWDTVGANQSTMPVMGIDDWANAANPVFAEIAPLPTGLEHWVSLYLAITRNRERASFSYDTGSGEVRLGWTAAHSAVSVAMAKKLFDRINAANSTIYRYDLFGSPSKVFADDFTYHPLGGCVLGKATDAYGRVKGCPKLYVTDGSLVPGSIGVNPFVTITALAERTMARVLAEDTAP, from the coding sequence ATGACATCAAACCTGACGCAGCATCAGCTGACAAGACGTCAAATCCTTGGCATGGCAGCCCTCCAGACGGCAGCCACCCTAGGGTTCACCCGCATAGGCCTCGACTCCGCCCGAGCGGCGCAGCCAGACGCAATCGACACCGCCCCCGCGATAGTCATCGGCTCCGGCTACGGCGGCGCCGTGGCCGCCCTCCGCCTCGCCCAGGCCGGCATCCGCACCCTCGTCCTGGAGATGGGCCGGCTCTGGAACACCCCCGGCCCCGACGGCACGATCTTCTGCTCCACCCGCACCCCGGACCAGCGCTCCATGTGGTTCCGCACCCGCACCGAGGCACCCCTGGGCACCTTCCTCTGGCTGGACGTCGTCAACCGGGACATCGGCCGCTACCCGGGCGTCCTGGACCGCGTGCACTTCGCGCAGATGTCCGTCTACGTCGGCCGGGGCGTCGGCGGCGGCTCACTCGTTAACGGCGGCATGGCGGTCACACCGCCCAGGGCCTACTTCACCGAGCAGTTCCCCACCGTCGACGCCGACGAGATGTACGGCACGTACTTCCCGCGCGCCCGCGCCGCCCTCGGCGTGAACAGCGTGGACCCGGCCTGGTTCGAGTCGACGGAGTGGTACCGCTTCACCCGTGTCTCCCGTCAGCACGCCGAGAAGACCGGACTGCGGACCACCTTCGTGCCGAGCGTCTACGACTTCGGCCACATGGCGCGCGAGGCGGCCGGCACCGCCCCGAAGTCGGCACTCGCCGGCGAGGTCATCTACGGCAACAACCACGGCAAGCGCAGCCTCGACAAGACCTACCTCGCCGCCGCGCTCGGCACCGGGCGCGTCACGATCCACACCCTGGAGAAGGTCCGCGCGATCAGCCGGGCACCGGACGGGACCTACGTCCTGACCGCCGACCGCGTCGACGAGACCGGCCGGGTCGTCGAGACCAGGGAGTACGGCTGCACGTACCTCTTCCTCGGCGGCGGCAGCCTCGGCACCACCGAACTGCTGCTGCGCGCCCGGGAGACCGGCACCCTGCCCGATCTCGACCCCAGTGTCGGCGCCGGCTGGGGCACCAACGGCAACGTGATGCTCGGCCGGGCCAACCACGTGTGGGACACGGTCGGCGCGAACCAGTCGACCATGCCGGTCATGGGCATCGACGACTGGGCCAACGCCGCCAACCCGGTGTTCGCCGAGATCGCCCCGCTGCCGACCGGGCTGGAGCACTGGGTGAGTCTCTATCTTGCGATCACCAGGAACCGGGAGCGGGCGTCCTTCTCCTACGACACCGGCTCGGGCGAGGTACGGCTCGGCTGGACGGCCGCCCACAGCGCGGTCTCCGTCGCCATGGCCAAGAAGCTGTTCGACCGGATCAACGCGGCCAACTCGACGATCTACCGGTACGACCTGTTCGGGTCCCCCAGCAAGGTGTTCGCCGACGACTTCACGTACCACCCGCTGGGCGGCTGCGTACTGGGCAAGGCGACGGACGCTTACGGGCGGGTCAAGGGGTGTCCGAAGCTGTACGTCACCGACGGCTCGCTCGTGCCCGGGTCGATCGGGGTCAACCCCTTCGTGACCATCACCGCGCTCGCCGAACGCACGATGGCGCGGGTCCTCGCCGAGGACACCGCGCCATGA
- a CDS encoding glycosyltransferase family 4 protein, whose translation MRKTLIVTNDFPPRPGGIQAFLHNMALRLDPQRLVVYASTWKRSREGVEATAAFDAEQPFTVVRDRTTMLLPTPGVTRRAVGLLREHGCTSVWFGAAAPLGLMAPALRSAGAERLVATTHGHEAGWAQLPAARQLLRRIGDSTDTITYLGEYTRSRIAGALSPQAAARMAQLPPGVDEKTFHPGSGGDEIRARLGLTDRPVVVCVSRLVRRKGQDTLIQAMPRILAAEPDAVLLIVGGGPYEKDLRKLAHDTGVAGSVRFTGPVPWAELPAHYGAGDVFAMPCRTRRGGLDVEGLGIVYLEASATGLPVVAGDSGGAPDAVLDGETGWVVRGGSPAEAADRITTLLADAELRRRMGERGREWVEEKWRWDLLAEHLKNVL comes from the coding sequence GTGCGCAAGACCCTGATCGTGACGAACGATTTCCCACCCCGGCCGGGCGGCATCCAGGCGTTTCTGCACAACATGGCGCTGCGGCTGGACCCACAGCGGCTGGTCGTCTACGCGTCGACCTGGAAGCGGAGCCGGGAGGGCGTGGAGGCGACCGCCGCCTTCGACGCGGAGCAGCCCTTCACCGTCGTACGGGACCGTACGACCATGCTGCTGCCGACGCCGGGCGTCACCCGGCGGGCCGTCGGGCTGCTGCGGGAGCACGGGTGTACGTCGGTGTGGTTCGGGGCGGCGGCCCCCCTCGGCCTGATGGCGCCCGCGCTGCGGAGCGCGGGCGCCGAACGGCTGGTGGCCACCACGCACGGGCACGAGGCCGGCTGGGCGCAGCTGCCCGCCGCCCGGCAGCTGCTGCGCCGGATCGGCGACTCCACGGACACGATCACCTACCTCGGCGAGTACACACGCTCCCGGATCGCCGGCGCGCTGAGCCCCCAGGCGGCCGCGCGGATGGCGCAGCTGCCGCCGGGCGTGGACGAGAAGACCTTCCACCCCGGGTCGGGCGGCGACGAGATCCGGGCAAGGCTCGGCCTGACGGACCGCCCGGTGGTGGTGTGCGTCTCCCGGCTGGTGCGGCGCAAGGGCCAGGACACCCTGATCCAGGCCATGCCGCGGATCCTCGCGGCCGAGCCGGACGCCGTGCTGCTGATCGTCGGAGGCGGCCCGTACGAGAAGGATCTCCGCAAGCTCGCCCACGACACGGGCGTCGCCGGCTCCGTCCGCTTCACGGGCCCGGTGCCCTGGGCGGAGCTGCCCGCCCACTACGGCGCCGGTGACGTCTTCGCCATGCCCTGCCGGACCCGCCGCGGCGGCCTCGACGTCGAGGGCCTCGGCATCGTCTACCTGGAGGCCTCCGCGACGGGCCTCCCGGTCGTCGCCGGCGACTCGGGCGGCGCACCGGACGCGGTCCTCGACGGCGAGACGGGCTGGGTGGTCCGCGGCGGCTCGCCGGCGGAGGCAGCCGACCGCATCACCACCCTCCTGGCAGACGCCGAGCTGCGCCGCAGGATGGGCGAGCGGGGCCGCGAGTGGGTCGAGGAGAAGTGGCGCTGGGACCTGCTCGCCGAGCACCTCAAGAACGTGCTGTAG
- a CDS encoding glycosyltransferase 87 family protein yields MRTTGARRSLACLLVVWCLTRLVLLLFVLKVYVFPGPDVTSDVSVIYQGWYDVLRTGTFPQDDVTWQYPPAAALAILSPGLLPFLPYATAFYVLVCVTDLAVLALLAYAGRRHGRSLRGAWVWVAGVPLLGPTVYARYDVMVTAVAVAALLVSARHPRAMGALAAFGTLLKVWPVMLLLAARRRASWVSAVVTGIVVTGVFALAMPGAFAFLTFQRDRGTEVESLGALVFHVARHFGWEGEVRLNYGSIEFLGPYVSEVSTGALFLTGAAFGWLVLWRLLARRFEEHTLADAAFVAVLMFTTTSRVISPQYMVWLVGLAAVCLYFPGSRMRLPVGLVLVACFVTVLEFPLYFASVVASDGLGLTLLFLRNGLLVAAALLAARALWRATVPRTVPAPLPAQPTRTDETPVST; encoded by the coding sequence GTGAGGACGACGGGCGCGAGGCGGTCCCTGGCATGTCTGCTGGTGGTCTGGTGTCTCACGAGGCTGGTGCTGCTGCTGTTCGTGCTGAAGGTGTACGTCTTCCCGGGCCCGGACGTGACGAGCGACGTGTCCGTGATCTATCAGGGCTGGTACGACGTCCTGCGCACCGGAACGTTCCCGCAGGACGACGTCACCTGGCAGTACCCGCCCGCCGCCGCCCTGGCGATCCTCTCCCCCGGCCTGCTGCCCTTCCTGCCCTACGCGACCGCGTTCTACGTGCTGGTCTGCGTCACCGACCTGGCCGTCCTGGCCCTGCTGGCGTACGCCGGCCGGCGCCACGGCAGGTCGCTGCGCGGCGCCTGGGTGTGGGTGGCGGGCGTGCCGCTGCTGGGGCCGACCGTGTACGCGCGCTACGACGTGATGGTCACGGCGGTGGCCGTGGCGGCGCTGCTCGTGAGTGCCCGGCATCCCAGGGCGATGGGAGCGTTGGCCGCGTTCGGGACGTTGCTGAAGGTCTGGCCGGTGATGCTCCTGCTGGCTGCCCGCCGACGGGCCTCGTGGGTGTCGGCCGTGGTGACGGGCATCGTGGTGACGGGTGTGTTCGCCCTGGCCATGCCAGGGGCGTTCGCCTTCCTGACCTTCCAGCGGGACCGGGGCACCGAGGTGGAGTCGCTGGGCGCGCTGGTCTTCCACGTCGCCCGGCACTTCGGCTGGGAGGGCGAGGTGCGGCTGAACTACGGCTCGATCGAGTTCCTCGGGCCGTACGTGAGCGAGGTGAGCACGGGCGCGCTGTTCCTGACGGGAGCGGCCTTCGGCTGGCTGGTGCTGTGGCGGCTGCTGGCCCGGCGCTTCGAGGAGCACACGCTCGCCGACGCGGCCTTCGTGGCGGTGCTGATGTTCACCACCACCAGCCGGGTGATCAGCCCGCAGTACATGGTGTGGCTGGTCGGACTGGCCGCGGTCTGCCTGTACTTCCCCGGGAGCCGGATGCGGCTGCCGGTCGGGCTGGTGCTGGTGGCGTGCTTCGTGACGGTGCTGGAATTCCCGCTCTACTTCGCCAGCGTGGTGGCCAGTGACGGCCTCGGGCTGACCCTGCTGTTCCTGCGCAACGGCCTTCTGGTGGCCGCCGCGCTCCTCGCGGCCCGCGCCCTGTGGCGCGCGACGGTGCCGCGCACGGTCCCCGCTCCCCTGCCCGCTCAGCCCACCCGCACCGACGAGACCCCGGTCTCCACCTGA
- a CDS encoding MATE family efflux transporter, with protein sequence MNAHRKQLLQLARPVYFSLLASVAAGIINTVWVARLGGPAVAAVAVATTTENVLLGVALVFGSGTTVLVAHARGARDPAAVRAAVRGGWALWAVVTPPVVAGGLLGREPLARLVLGGADGAALPLAVAYFALSMPGMAVFFAQQLVDGILKGTGDTRTPLRLALLSNGLILALDPFLIHLYGVRGAAAATVLCRSVALGAGLVAVRRNTLLRSARGAAPAEPLAVSLRRTLTTGLPMSADFTVRQTGALVLVAIVARLGVTAVAAYSVAYKVMYVATMAFYAVRQAASIHTAHTRGEGRDARREIGRQAVLVSGAIGLAAAVLLAVTAPWLMAAFGAGPGVAGEGVLFLRCVGPYLLLMACLIALGGVFEGSGSAPELLRVTVLGTAVQLPLAYGLTGFALPGVCLALAVATAVQCGLAGVLFRRSPAQVETGVSSVRVG encoded by the coding sequence GTGAACGCCCACCGCAAGCAACTCCTCCAGCTCGCTCGCCCCGTCTACTTCTCGCTCCTCGCGTCCGTCGCCGCCGGGATCATCAACACCGTCTGGGTCGCCCGGCTGGGCGGCCCGGCCGTGGCCGCCGTGGCCGTGGCGACCACCACGGAGAACGTGCTGCTCGGCGTCGCCCTGGTCTTCGGCTCCGGCACGACCGTGCTGGTCGCACACGCCCGCGGCGCCCGCGACCCCGCCGCCGTACGGGCGGCCGTGCGCGGCGGCTGGGCGCTGTGGGCTGTGGTGACGCCCCCGGTGGTGGCGGGCGGCCTGCTGGGACGCGAACCGCTGGCCCGGCTGGTGCTCGGCGGGGCCGACGGCGCCGCCCTCCCGCTCGCCGTCGCCTACTTCGCGCTCTCCATGCCCGGCATGGCCGTCTTCTTCGCCCAGCAACTCGTCGACGGCATCCTCAAGGGCACCGGCGACACCAGAACCCCGCTGCGACTCGCCCTGCTGTCCAACGGCCTGATCCTGGCCCTCGACCCCTTCCTCATCCACCTCTACGGCGTCCGGGGCGCGGCCGCCGCCACGGTGCTGTGCCGGTCCGTGGCGCTCGGGGCCGGACTCGTCGCGGTCCGGCGCAACACCCTGCTGCGGAGCGCCCGCGGCGCGGCACCGGCCGAGCCCCTGGCCGTCTCCCTGCGCCGGACCCTGACGACCGGCCTGCCCATGTCCGCCGACTTCACCGTGCGGCAGACGGGTGCCCTGGTCCTGGTCGCGATCGTGGCGCGGCTCGGGGTGACGGCGGTGGCCGCGTACTCGGTCGCCTACAAGGTCATGTACGTGGCGACCATGGCCTTCTACGCCGTCCGCCAGGCCGCGTCCATCCACACCGCGCACACCCGGGGTGAGGGCAGGGACGCGCGGCGGGAGATCGGGCGGCAGGCCGTGCTGGTCTCCGGAGCGATCGGCCTTGCCGCGGCCGTACTGCTGGCCGTCACCGCCCCGTGGCTCATGGCCGCCTTCGGCGCCGGACCCGGGGTCGCGGGCGAGGGCGTGCTCTTCCTGCGCTGCGTCGGGCCCTATCTGCTGCTGATGGCCTGCCTCATCGCGCTCGGCGGGGTCTTCGAGGGCAGCGGGAGCGCCCCGGAGCTGCTGCGTGTGACCGTGCTCGGGACGGCTGTCCAGCTGCCGCTCGCGTACGGCCTGACGGGGTTCGCACTGCCCGGGGTGTGCCTCGCGCTGGCGGTGGCGACGGCGGTGCAGTGCGGGCTGGCGGGCGTGCTGTTCCGGCGGTCCCCGGCTCAGGTGGAGACCGGGGTCTCGTCGGTGCGGGTGGGCTGA
- a CDS encoding PadR family transcriptional regulator yields the protein MLELSILGFLAEEPLHGYELKERIKALTGHVRPVSDGALYPAITRLVGAGLLDQHTEPGASAAPRRILALTGKGREELLERLRRPKQTEITDQVRFNTVLAFLRHLPDRHEQAAVLRRRLDFLQTPTSFFYESGKPVRAEETDDLFRQGILRVARATGEAERAWLREAVALLEQPG from the coding sequence ATGCTGGAGCTGTCGATCCTGGGCTTCCTGGCCGAGGAGCCGCTGCACGGCTATGAGCTCAAGGAGCGGATCAAGGCGCTGACCGGCCATGTCCGGCCGGTGAGCGACGGCGCGCTCTACCCGGCGATCACGCGCCTGGTCGGGGCGGGCCTGCTCGACCAGCACACCGAGCCGGGCGCGAGCGCGGCCCCGCGCCGGATCCTCGCCCTCACCGGCAAGGGCCGCGAGGAACTGCTGGAGCGACTGCGCCGTCCGAAGCAGACCGAGATCACCGACCAGGTCCGCTTCAACACGGTCCTGGCGTTCCTGCGCCACCTGCCCGACCGGCACGAGCAGGCCGCGGTGCTGCGCCGTCGGCTGGACTTCCTTCAAACCCCGACGAGCTTCTTCTACGAGTCCGGCAAGCCGGTCCGCGCCGAGGAGACGGACGACCTGTTCCGCCAGGGCATCCTGCGGGTCGCCCGGGCGACGGGCGAGGCGGAACGAGCCTGGCTGCGGGAGGCCGTCGCCCTGCTCGAACAGCCGGGTTGA